Genomic segment of Streptomyces zhihengii:
GCGGTAGGTGCCGCTGATGGGGTTCATGACGGCCACGCCGCCGTGCACGCTGATGTGGCGCTCCGGTGTGGCGCCGACGAACGTGCGCCCGCCCGTGTGCACGAGGAAGGTCCAGTAGGCGCCGGCCTCGCGCTCCAGGAGGCGCCGGAAGACGGCGAGGGCGGTCTTGCGGGAGAAGCCGGGGAGCTGGGCGGTGAAGGAGCGTTTGATGACGAAGTTGGCCCCTTCCCCGGTGCCGATCTCGTCGTCGATCACACGGCGCACGATGTCCGCGTAGTCCGCGTCCGGCACGTCGAAGGTGCCGTCGGTCCAGGTGACGGGACCGCCGGGGATCAGGGGCAGCGCGGTGCCGAGCGGCACGGCGGCCTGCTCCCGTACGGTCATGGCGAGGAGCGGCTCGCCGTCGTCGTGCGCCGTGAAGCCCCGCTCGGTGATCTGCCCGTAGGGGATCAGGACCAGCAGGTCGTGTCCCGCGCCGGGCGCCGGGCCCTCGTCGAGCGGCAGGTCCCCGAGGGCGGCGACCTCCGCGATGTCGCCGAGCAGGATCTCCAGGGTGTCGGCGCCGGCCTGCTCGGGCCGGTGCAGCAGGGCGAAGGCGTCCGTGCCGCCGTCCAGGATCCGGTGCAGGAGTTCGGGCACGGGATGCGGTGCTGCCATGGTGTTCCCCCTCTGGGCGGGTGCTGCGGGCCGGGCGGCGTTCACCGGGCTGCCCCGGCCCCGGCGGCATCCGCCGGCACGTCCGCGGGCCCCCCGAGTGCGGCGAGCGCGGCCCCTGCCGTGAGCACCCGGCCGGCCCGCCGGGCGACGTAGTTCAGGGCGAGGCGGTGGTCCTCGGCCGAGAAGTCGGCCACGGCGTCGGCCACCAGGAAGGGCTGGATGTCGTGCGTGTAGGCGTCCACCGCGGTCATCAGGACGCCGATGTGCGCGTACACGCCGCAGACGATCAGCTGGTCGCGCCCGTGGCGGCGCATGCGCTCCAGCAGGTCGGACCGGTGGAAGGCGCTGTACCGCCACTTGGTGAACGTCCAGTCGCCGGGCCGGGGTTCGAGCCCGGGGACGATCCTGCGGTGCTCCGGGGTCGGGTCCATGCCCGGCCCCCAGAAGTCGCGCAGCAGGCCGCGCTGTTCGGGGGTCATGCCTCCGGGCTGGGCCGTGTAGGCCACGGGGACGCCGAGCGCGGCGCAGCGCTCCCGCAGCAGCACGGCGTTGGCGACCAGGGCGCCGCCGGGTTCGCCGGTGCGGGGGAACGGTCCGAGGAAGAACTCCTGCATGTCGTGCAGGAGCAGCACGGCCCGCTGCGGATCGGGAACCCAGTTCACCGTGTTGCCGGGAAGATCGGCTTCCCCGGGCATGGGGTACGGCTCGACGGGCGGTATGTGGGGCATGGACGGTGACGTCCTTTCCGTGCTCGGTGGTCAGGGACGGGTGGGGGCGTGGGGGTGTGGGGGTGTGGGGGGATGCCGGGGGGGCGTGGGGGATGCGGGGGTGTGGGGGGCTGCAGGGCCGGCGGAGGTGCCGGACGGGAGGGGACGGGACGGGAGGGGACGCGAAGGGCCGCGGGCGGGGCGGTGGGGGGCGGGCGCCGTCGCCGCGCAAAAGCGGGGGGGTCGACGACGGCGGACGCGCCCCGGCCCGCGGCAGCACCGGGGGAAACGCTCAGCCGCGCCAGGCGGAGACGACCTCGACCGCCTGCTGCGGATTGAGCCGCGGGTCGCAGAAGCTCAGGTACTTCTCCCCGAGACGCCCCAGCTCACCGGCGTCGTGCACGCACTCGGTCACGACCTCCGGGGTGGTCTCCAGGTGGAGTCCGGCGGCGACGCCGCCGTTCTCCGTCACGGCCTCCTGGAAGGCGAGGACCTCCTGGACGACGGTCGTCACGTACCGGGTCTTGGCGCCTTCCGGGCCGCTGACGGTGTTCCCGTGCATGGGGTCCGAGAGCCACAGCACCGGATGCCCCGCGTCGCGCACCACCTCGACCAGGCCGGGAAGCACGCGGGCGGCGTTGTCCGCCCCCATCCGCGCGATGAGCGTGAGGCGGCCGGGACGGCGCTGGGCGTCGAGGCGGTCGCACAGGGCGAGGATCTCGTCGGGTGTCATGGTGGGCCCGACCTTGACGGCGACGGGGTTGGACACGGCTGCGAGCAGGGCGATGTGCGGGCCGTCGAGCTGTCTGGTCCGCTCCCCCACCCACGGCCAGTGGGTCGAGGCGAGCAGCAGGGAGCCGTCCGACTCGCGCCGCAGCATGGGCAGTTCGTAGTCGAGGAGCAGCGTCTCGTGGCTCGTCCAGACCGGTGCGTCGAGGCCCCGCTGCCGTTCGGTGCCGCGCCAGCCCAGGAAGTGGATGATGTCGCTGGCGGCCCGGTAGCCGGACAGCAGGTTGCGCGGGTCCGGTCGCCTGAGCTCGGGGTCGGGCTCGGGCCGGTTGACCATGTGGCCCCGGTAGACGGGGAGTTCGCGTCCGTCCACGGTCTCGACCGGGGAGGACCGGGGCTTGGCGAACTGCCCCGCGATCCGGCCGACCCGCAGCACCGGCCGGCCGGAGACCAGGCGCATCGTCCCGGCGAGGACGTCGAGCAGCGCGCCCTTGCGGATGACGTCCTCCGGGTTGGCCTCCGCGGGGTCCTCCGCGCAGTCGCCGGCCTGGACGATCTGGAGGCATCCCGTCGCCGCCTCCGTGAGCAGGGAGCGCAGCCGCGCCACGTCCCCCGAGTCCACGAGAGCGGGCATGCGGCTCAGATCCGCGCGAACCTCTTCGAGCCGCGGATCGCCCTCCCAGTCGGGCTGTTGGAGCGCTGGCATGGAACGGAGATAAGAGACTATGTCGCTCATGGGGTTCCCTCGAATGGGCCGGACACATGTGTCCGGATGTCGGCATACCTGATAGACGCGCCGAGCGTTAAGGAAAGGGCGGGGCGCGGTCGCACGGGGCGATGTCACGCGCCCCCGGTCGCCGGTCGACCGGTGGGGTGCTCATGGGATGTTCAGGGGGTGCTCATGAGGTGCTCATGGCGGACGCATCCGGTGGATCACCGGGGCGCCCGAATTGCTCGTCCGCCGTCCCGGCATGAGGCGGTGCCGCGTCGCGCCGCCGGCCGGGACGTTCTCGGACGAGTGCCATGTTCGGGTTCCCCGACAGGGGTGGGCAAGCCGGGAAATCACAGTCCGTCAGATGCGTGTTCCGGCGGGACGACCACCCGCGCCGGCGCCCGGAACGGACCTGATGGACTGCGCTTCATCCGCTCGGACGTTCGACCCGGGCGTGCCTAGCATCGCTGCGCGCCCTCGACCTCACGAGCCGGCGCAATCCAGTGACGCGATGCGGAGAATCATCATGCGACTAGCGCGACTGATGGCCGACACGATGGAGCGGCATTCCGATCTCCCCGCCCTCGGAGAACGCGCGAGAGAACTCGTGAAGGACGAGGAGACGGGCCGTACCCGTATCGGTCTGCTGCCCGACTACGACCTGATCACCTACGGTGAACTGTGGCGGCGTGTCCGTGCGGTGGCGAGCGCCTGGCACCACGGCGAGGAACACCCCGTCCGGGCCGGCGACCGGGTGGCGGTCCTCGGGTTCGCCAGCGCCGACTACACGACGGTGGACCTGGCGTGTGCCCATCTCGGCGCGGTCAGCGTCCCGCTCCAGACCAGCTCCCCGGTGTCCCAGCTCGGCGCGATCGTCGAGGAGACGGCACCGGTCGTCATCGCCACCAGCATCGAGCGCCTGGACGCCGCGGCCGAGCTGGCGGAGGTCAGCCCGTCGGTGCGGCGCCTGGTGCTCTTCGGCTACGAACCGGCGGCCGACGAGCAGTACGCCGCGTACACGGCCGCTCTCGAACGCCTGGGCCGGCTCGGGCGCGGCCTGGGCATCGACCTGCTGCGGGACCTGGCCGAGCGCGGCGCCGGGCAGCCCGAGGCACCGCTGTTCGAGCCCGCGGACGGCGACGACCCCCTCGCCATGCTCATCTACACGTCGGGCAGCACGGGCACCCCGAAGGGGGCCATGTACACCGAACGCCTCACCAGGGCCATGTGGGGCGGCGCCTGGTCGCAGCTGTTCTCGGACGAGCACGCGGCCAACCTCCACTACATGCCGATGAGTCACGTCGCCGGGCACTCCTCGCTGAAGAACACACTGGCACGCGGCGGCACGACGTACTTCACCGCCAACAGCGACCTGTCCTCCTTCCTGGACGACATGGCACTCGCACGGCCCACGGAGATGTCCCTGGTCCCGCGGGTGTGCGAAATGCTCTTCCAGAAGTACCGGAGCGAACTCGACCGCCGGACGGGCGGCTCGGACGACGGCGTCCCGGACCATGTCGCGGCCGAGGTGAAGAGGGACATCCGCGAGAACGTCCTGGGCGGCCGGGTGGCATGGGCGAGCTGCGGATCCGCCCCGCTCTCCGCCGAACTGAAGGAATTCACCGAGTCCCTGCTCGGCATCGACGTGCACATCATCTACGGCTCCACCGAGGCCGCCGCCGTGTCCGTGGACGGAAGGCTCCTGAAGCCCCCGGTCACCGACCACAGACTCGTCGACGTCCCCGAACTCGGCTACTACGCGACGGACTCACCGCATCCGCGCGGGGAACTCCTCCTGAAGACCGAGGCCATGGTGCCCGGCTACTACAACCGGCCCGAACTGAACGCCGAGATCTTCGACGAGGACGGCTACTACCGGACGGGCGACATCGTCGCGGAGATCGAGCCGGGACGCCATGTCGTCGTGGACCGGCGCAAGAACGTCCTCAAGCTCTCCCAGGGCGAATTCGTCGCCACCTCGCGCCTCGAAGCGGTCTTCGCCGTCAGCCCGCTGGTCAGGCAGATGTTCGTGTACGGGAACAGCGAGCGGTCCTACCTGCTCGCCGTCGTCGTCCCGACCGCGGACGCCCTCACGCAGCACGGCGGCGACACGGCCGTGCTCAAGGAACTGCTCGCCGGGTCGTTCCAGGAGATCGCGAAGGAGGCCGGCCTCAACTCCTACGAGATCCCGCGGGACGTCCTGATCGAGACCGAGCCGTTCAGCCAGGGCAACGGCCTGCTCTCGGACCACCGCAAACTCCTGCGCCCCCAGCTCCTGGAGAAGTACCGCCGGGTACTCGAGGACACCTACGCAGCCATCACCGCCCGGGAGACCGACGAGCTGCGCGACGTACGCCGCGGCGGCAAGGACCGCCCCGCCCTGGAGACGGTGCTGCGAGCCGCCCGGGCGCTGGTCTCGACCTCGACGGCCGGGATCGGCCCCACCACCCGCTTCCGGGAGCTGGGCGGGGACTCCATGTCGGCGGTGACCTACTCCGACCTCCTGTACGACATCTTCGACATCCGCGTCCCGGTCGACCTGGTCATCAGCCGCGGGGTCGAGCTCCAGCACCTCGCGAACTACGTCGAGGAGAAGCTCACGACCGGGCAGCGGGGGCCGACGTTCGCGTCGGTCCACGGCGCGGGCAGCAGCCGGGTCCACGCCAAGGACCTCGTCCTCGGCGCGTTCATCGACGAGCGGACCCTCGAATCCGCCCGGGCCCTGCCCCCCGCCGCCGGGGAAGCACGCACCGTGCTGCTCACCGGCGCGAGCGGCTACCTCGGCCGCTTCCTCTGCCTGGAGTGGCTGAAGCGGCTGGCCCCGGTGGGCGGAAGGCTGATCTGCGTGGTGCGCGGAGCGGACGACGCCGCGGCCTTCGCACGGCTCGCCGACGCCTTCGGCAGCGAGGACGGCGAGGCGTCGCGTGCCTTCCGCGAGCTGGCCGACGGCCGTCTGGAGGTGCTGGCCGGCGACATGGCCGAGCCCCGGCTGGGCCTGGACGACCAGGTGTGGCGGCGGCTGGCCGCGGAGACGGACCGGATCGTCCACGCCGGCGCCCTGGTGAACCATGTGCTGCCCTACAACCACCTGTTCGACGCCAACGTGGTGGGCACCGCCGAACTCGTCCGCCTGGCGCTCACGGAGCGGCTCAAGCCGTTCACGTACATCTCCAGCGTGGCGGTCGCCGCCGCCCTGGCCGGCGACGGCGCCCTGGACGAGGACGCGGACGTCCGGCTGGCCCTTCCCGACCAGCCGGTCGACGACGGCTACGCCAGCGGCTACGCGACCAGCAAGTGGGCCGGCGAGGTGCTGCTGCGGGAGGCGCACGACCAGTACGGGCTGCCGGTCACCACGTTCCGGTCGAACATGATCCTGGCGCACACCCGCTACACCGGGCAGCTCAACATCCCGGACATGTTCACGCGGCTGCTCCTGAGCCTCGTCGTCACCGGCATCGCGCCGCGCTCCTTCTACGCGGCCGACGGCACGGGCGACCGGCCGCGCGCCCACTACGACGGACTCCCGGTCGACTTCACCGCCGAGGCCGTGGTCGCCCTGGGCGGCGAGCCGCGCTCGGGATACCGCACCTTCAGCCTGGTCAACCCCCACGACGACGGCATCTCGCTCGACACCTTCGTCGACTGGCTGAACGCCGCCGGGCACCGCATCGACCGCGTCGACGACTACGACGACTGGCTCGCCCGGTTCGAGGCCGCGCTGCGCGCCGCTCCCGAAACGCAGCGGACGCACTCGATCCTCCCGCTCCTGGACGCGCACCGCACACCGGAGACCGTCGTCCACGGCTCCGCGATCCCCTCCGCCCGCTTCCGCGCCGCCGTCGAGGAGGCGCGACTCGGCCCGGAAGGCGAGATCCCGCGGCTCTCGTCCGCCTTCATCGAGAAGTACGCGGACGACCTCGCGCACCTGCTGGCACCGTGACGGCGGGGCCTCCTTCCCGGCGGCGCGCCGGGAAGGAGGCCCGGGCCTCACCGGCGCGGCCGCGGCGACCGCCGGGCCGCACGGGTGGGAGCGGTGCCCCGTGGGCAAGGAGCGCGCGGCGGGAACGGCTTTGCGCCCGGTGCGATCGGCGTGGATGCCGGCTTGCCGGAGGTGTCGCAGATGACCGACGTCGTGCTGACGCTCTCAGTCCGTGACGTGGTGCATGCGGATCTGGCGGCGTGCGGATGGGCGGGATCCGACCACCACCTGGCCGGCGTGGCCGAGCAGTTGGAACGTGCATCAGGAGCCGCGGTCTGCGGCAGGCCGAACTCGGTGGGGAGGAAAGCAGCCCCCGGGCCCGCGCGCTGTACGAGAGGCTGGGCCATGTCGCCTACGACCGTCAGCCGGACTCATGGGGACGAGCAGGCCCCTGACGGGTCGCTGCGCCGCCACGAGACGATGTGTACGCCGATGCGGAAGGAACTCGCGTAGGCGGCACCCGGTGTGGCCCGGGGGCTCCGCCCGATGTCCCCGGCCGACGCGGAGGCGCACCTCGCGGGGGAGCACTCGTCCGCCGGCTCGACGGCGGTCCCGGCACGCACGAGGCTGCATGCCTGCGAGGGAGGGCTGCGGCGACGCCCGCACCGGGTGCGCGCGGTGAACCCGCCGTCGTCGACTCCTGGTTCAGCGGACCCGCCTCCATCGCCCCATGGGACGGAAGACCGCTGCCGCACACCGAGGGCCGCCTGCGGCATGCCCTCCTCGCGGCGGCCGTCGACCGCGTCCGCGCGCGGGAAGCGGCAGTTCAGGCCCTCGGGTGTCAGCCCGCCCGCCCCGGGAGTCGCCCCCGGGGGCGGGCCGTCTGACGGTGTGTCCGACGAGCTGCTAGAAGGCGCACACGACGGCGCCGGCGCCGGCGCCGCCGAGGAAGCCCGCGAGGCCGCCCACCACCGCGCCCGGGCCGAGGACGGCGCCCGCGACGGTGCCGGTGATGGCCGTGCCGACCGTCCACTGGGCCACGCACTTGTTCCAGGCGGCGTCCCGCTTCTGGACCTCCTCCTCGTACTGCCGCTTCTCCTCCTCGTCGCACCGGCCGTCGTCATTCTTGTCGCAGACCTCGACGGGGTAGTCCCTCAGTGCGGCGAAGGGAGCGGCGGCGAGGCGCAGCGGCTGCGCGGAGGGGAAGGAGGCGGGGCCGAGGGTCACGACGGGCAGGGTCTCCGTCCCCTCGACCGTGTCGCCGGAGGCGCCCTCGATCGTCTGGGTGACCTTGTTGCCGTTGACGGAGATCCTGTACGCGTGCCGGGTGCCGTCCGTGCCGACGACTGCGCCCGGCCGCACGGTGAGGATGGCGCGGCCGTCGGCGTCGGTGATCCGTGCCCCCTCGCCGTGGGCGGCGAGCCGGGTGCCGGGAGGCAGGTCGATGGTGCTGGTGGCACTGGTGGCGAGGGTCTGGATCACGGGCTCGCCGGCTGGCGGAGGGGTCGCGCCGGGCGGCGTCGAGCCGGTGTGCGCGATGTACATCGTCGACCCGACCGGGGAGTCGACGACCGGGACCGTCACCTCCCCCTCCGTCGTCCAGGGGAAGCCGCCCTTGTCGAAGGTCCAGATGCCGGTGACCTGTTTGGCCACCGCCGCGAAGTCGACCCAGCCGTACTGCTGGGGCGGCACGACGACGACCACCCCGTTGATCTCGGACTCGTTGGACTGGTAGGTGACCGTCCCGCTCAGCTGGGCGGAGACCATCGCCTGCATCGGTACCGAGACGCCCACCGAGGTGGAGACACCGGAGGTGAAGCTCTGCGACCAGCCGCTGTGGTAGATGGTCGTGAAGATCTGGCTCACCTTCTCGGAGGTGTCGTTGAACCAGACCGAGGACGCCTTCTCCCTCGGGAGGGGCCCGGGCGCGCCTTCCGCGGTCTGCCGCCAGGAGCAGGTGGAGCTGTTGGTGGAGCACAGGCGGGTGTAGTACTCGGTGGCGAGCCTGCGTGCCTCCGGCTGCTGTGCCGCCGGCACGGTCCACTCCTGCGCCGGTGTGCCGTTGCACCCGTACACCTGGGTCCAGGCGTCGGAGTGCTGGGCTCCCTGCACGATGTCCAGGCAGCGGGTGTTGGTGCGGCGTACCAGCGTGAAGGTGTTCGCCTTGCCGGCGACGGGGCGGAAGTGCCACTCCTGGCCGGCCTTGCCGCACGTCTGCTGGCTGAGCGGGAAGGCCTCGGTCAGGCACTTGCCGGTGACGGTGTTGGCGATCTGGAACTCGCCGTGGCCGAGCGGGACCAGCCGCCAGTTCTGGTGGTGCCCGGGGGTGTTGTTCGCCACGACGAACACACCGTCGCCCGTGTTGCCGTTCTGCACGTCGAGCCGGCGGCCGTTGCCCGTGGTGAACGTCCAGGCGTCGTCGTCGGCCGCCTCGACGGCGTTCGCCTGCCGCGGCGCCTCGGCCGCCCGGGCCGTGGCGACGGTCCCGGTGGCGAGCAGGAGCAGGGCGACGAGCGGCGCCGCGATCAGGCGGAGAGCGCGTCCGAGGGGTAATCGCATGGCAGCCTTCCATGGCGGGGCCGGATGTCGGGACCGGATGTCCCGAGCGCCGGTGAGCCTAGGCATGATCTGTACGGAGTCGGTCGTTCCACGGTGCTCTCCACCGGAAAGCGATCAGGTTTGGCTCAAAGCCTACTGACACGATGTCTTATTGGGCGGGGCGGGCGCCCTCCCGGGTGGGCGCGCCAATGGGCTGCCGTGTGACCGCCCACGCCCAACCGGCCCTCCCCTACAACCTTTTGGCAAGGACGCGGGTCTCAGCCTGCGGCGCCGAACCACCTCGTGTTCATGCGACGTTCCCCGGGAGGAACCTTTGATCTCCGCACGTACGACCCGCGTCTCGGCCGCGATCGCCACCGTGCTCGCCGTCACGCTCGGCGCCGGCGCCCTGTCCGTGCCGGCCACCGCCGCACCCGTGCCGGCCGCCGCGGCGGACGAGACCGGCACGCGGCAGGCCGCCGTGAGCTACCCGGTGCGCGGAAACCTCGAAGCCGCGGGGAAGACCGGATTCCTCACCAGCGAGCCGTCCCGGAAGTTCCGGTGGACCAGGTATGCCGACGGGTCGGCCACCGCGATCGACGCCTCCGTGGCCGACTCCACCGGCACCGACGTGATCATGACCGGGCTGGGGCGGTCCCTCCGCCGCTCGCTGGTCGTCAAGCTCCACGACATGGCCGCCGGCGGCAGCACCGTCACCATCGACCGCGGCCCGCTGAACGGCGTCTACGTGCGCGCCGTCTCCAAGGACACGGTCCTGGCGGAAGTGACCACGGCGGACGGCTCCGTCGAGCTGCGCCTCGTCACCCGCACCGGCGGCACCGTGACGCAGCGGAAGGTCGAGGGCATCCCGGCCGGGGCCTCGTCCATCGCCGCCACCCCCGCGCGCGACGGCTCGGTGCTCGTCGACTACTACCTGGGGAGCGGCACTCCCACGCAGTGGCGGAGCCAGTTCGCCGTGGTGGACCTCGCCGCCGCCAAGGTCGTCTCCACACACGAGACCGAGGCCTACGGCAGCGGGCTCGGGGCATTCAGCGCGCTCTCCGCCACCCACCTGGCCTGGTCCGCGGAAGGCGGGACGTACTACACCGTGGACCGTGCCACCGGCACCGAGTCCCGGATCGACCTGGACTTCGACTTCTACCAGGGCGAGCGCAGCGCCGTCGGCCTGCTGGGCTCGTGGGCGATGTACGGAACCCCGGCGTTGCTGGAGGGCGACGGCACGGGCGACACGAGGAAGCTGGTCCCCTTCACGGCGAAGTCGCTGGCCTCGGGCGAGACGGTCGAGCTCCTCGACTACGTGGAGGCGGTGAAGCCCGGCCCCGACAACACCCTGCTGGCCCGCGGCGGCACCGTGGACAAGGGCGAGGGTCTCTACCGGATCGCCCTCGGCGCGGACGGCACACCGGCCGCCGAACTGGTCGCCTCCACCGGGGAGCCGACGAAACTCCTCTACCTCGGGCAGCAGTTCCCGCTCACGGTCGACGTCACCTCCCCGATACCGCTGAAGTGGAAGCTGTCCCGGGAGAACGCCGACGTCCACCTGACGATCCGGCACCGCGCCACCGGCGTGGTCTTCGACAAGACGCTGCGCCTGTACAGCGAGTCCTCGGGCAGCGAGTACCTGTACAGCGACGGTTCCTTCGGCGTCACCTGGGCGCAGATCTCGGCCGAGACGGGCAGAGAAGCCCCGGCCGGTGAATACGAGTGGACGTTCGTCGCCCACCCGCAGAACGGCGTCGGCCCCTCCACGGACGCCACCGGCAACATCGAGGCCGTCGAGGGCCTCTCCACCGCGCACGACCTCGACTGGAACGGCACCCCCGACCTGCTGGCCCGTGATGCCCAGGGCGTGCTGTGGACGGTCGGCACCACGTACGACACGGCGGGCAGGACCCTCCTGCCGCGGCCGTACGGGCCCGAGAAGGTCGGCGGCGGCTGGCAGGTCTACGACCGGATCGAGACGGTCGGCGGCATCGGTTCCGGCGCCGCCGACTTCGTCGCCCGCGACCGGAGCGGCGTCCTGTGGCTGTACGACGTGACCGGCACCGGCTACCGGGCCGCGTTCGCGGCCCGCAGATCCCTGGGCGGCGGCTGGAACACCTACACCCACATCACCGGCGGCAGCGACCTGAACGGCGACGGCCGCCCCGACCTGATCGCGGCCGACAAGGCCGGTGTCCTGTGGATGTACCGCGGCACCGGAGACACCGCCGCCCCCTTCGCCAAGCGGCAGAAGATCGGCAACGGCGGCTGGGGCATCTACAACCAGCTCACGGCCACCGGCGACATCGGCGGTGCCTCCGCCGGTGACCTGGTCGCCCGTGACCGGGACGGCGTGCTGTGGCTCTACCTCGGCAAGGGCGACGGCACCTTCGCCGCCCGCACGCGGATCGGCGGCGGCTGGCAGGCGTACACCGACACCATCGGCATCGGCGACGCCGACCACGACGGCCACCCCGACCTGTACGCCTACGGCCCCGGCAACAAGGGCTGGTACTACGCCGGAACCGGCTACTGGAAGGCTCCCTTCGGCGCCCGGGCCGCCGCCCCCGTCCTGCCGGCAGAGGGCAGCTACAACCACGTCTCCTGATCCGCCGCGGGCAGGGGCGCACTCGGCCCCTGCCCGCTCCCGAACGCGCACCGCGCACCGCATCCCGGCGTCGGCCGGGGCGGAGCCACCGCGGTGGCCGGCCGGCCGCGGGAGCCGGCCCCCGCGGCCGGCACACGGCGACGGTCAGCGAACCATCACGAAGCAGGCCGCCCGTGCCGCGCCACGCTCTCCCCAGGCCCCCTCGGAGGGCCGCACGGACCAGCAGCTGCCCTTCTTCTCCGACGTGGCCGTCCACGCCCTCGGCGCGCCGATGTACTCGCCGCCGCAGGCTGCCGCCGTCGTTCTCGCTGCGGCCGGCTCCGGCGGCGGAGGGATCCGCCCGGCGGGCGGGCGGCCCGGTCGCCGTCACTCCCCCGCCGGACCGGCCGGCGCGGATCCCGGTGGTGCCACGGTGAGCGTGGCGTGACCGAGGTGCCGCTGGAGGTGGATGTGGCGGAACTGGTAGACGGCGCCCGTCCGCCGCAGGACGCCCCGGTGGTACGCGTCCCGGAGGAAGGCGTCGGCGTTCCAGGGCAGGCGGCCCCGCAGCGGCAGCAGGAGGCGGACGAAGATCAGCCACTGCCCCCACGCGGTGAAGCACAGTGCGTACGACAGGGCGCCGCCGATGCCGCCCACCGTGCCGATGACGATCGCGTCCTGCGGCAGCCAGATCAGCGGGCCCAGGACCGGGTCCAGCAGGTCGGTGACCAGCCCTCCGCCGAAGGCGATCGCCAGGGCGAGGGCGGGCGCGATGACGCAGAACTGGCTCCGTACCGCTCTGCGGTTGGCGTCGAGGAGACTGTCGGGGGTGGCCGCGGAGGACACGTCCAGGGGCGCTTCCAGCACGGCGGTCAGTCCGAAGACCGTGCCGAAGGCGATGCCGAAGATCAGCCCGAGGAGCAACGCGTCGGTCGCCAGGATCCGCAGCACCTCGGACGACTTGAGCGTCCAGTCGAGGTAGAGCACCCGCTGCAGCGTCGTGGTGCAGGAGACGCCGATGCCCACGGCGAGCCCCGCCAGCAGCATCACCCCGAATCGGGCGGCGAACGCACGGGCCGGTGAGCGCCCGGTGCCGAGTCCGCCGCGCAGGCTCAGGCGCGTGCGCGAGGGCGCGAAGGCGCTGCCGCCGAACGTGGTCATCCCCGCGTACAGGGCGCCGCAGGTGATCCCCGCGCCGAGCCCGAGGGCGGCGCCCTGGGTCATCACCGCGACGAAGGGGACCTGCTGGTAGAACAGGGCGATCAGCGCGTTGGTCAGCCAGACCAGCCCGGCGACGGACAGCGCGGACACCGCCGCCACGGCGAGCGCGCGGGTCGAGACGCGCAGCGACCCTCCGATCTGCCACCACGCGATGTCCTGCCGCTCCCGGCCGGCGTGCACCAGGTGGCGGGCGAGGTGGCCGAACCAGCGCACGGCGCGCTCCGGGGTCCATTCCCGTCCGCGCGCCTCCCGGGCGCGGCGCTCGGACGCGCGCGGCCGGTAGACCGTCGGGACGAAGGCGGAGAGCAGGTGCCGCCGCAGGGAGTCCTCCGTCGGGAAGCGCGAGGCGTCCGTCAGCTCCCCCGGGTCCCCGGTCTGCCCCTCGCCGTACACCGTGCGGGCCAGGAACACCATCAGCGGGGTGTCGAGGACCCGGCGGAGCTGCGCCTGCGGGTCGGTCCGCCCCGCCAGGGCCCGGCTCCACGGGCCGTCGCCCGGCGGCCCGGAGCGAGTGGCGCGGGGCATGTACTCCAGCAGGTCGGCCGGCGTGATCGCGGTCAGTTCCACCGCGGCAGCCCACTTCAGGGGCGTTCTGCTGTCCGGCGCGGGCTGTACGGCCATCGCGTACTCGTCGGGGCGGCTGGTCAGGACGAGCGGCAGCGACGTCCGGTTGAGTTCCTCGAGCGCGCTGCGCCGCAGGCCCTCGGCCATCTCGTCGAAG
This window contains:
- a CDS encoding isochorismatase family protein, with protein sequence MPHIPPVEPYPMPGEADLPGNTVNWVPDPQRAVLLLHDMQEFFLGPFPRTGEPGGALVANAVLLRERCAALGVPVAYTAQPGGMTPEQRGLLRDFWGPGMDPTPEHRRIVPGLEPRPGDWTFTKWRYSAFHRSDLLERMRRHGRDQLIVCGVYAHIGVLMTAVDAYTHDIQPFLVADAVADFSAEDHRLALNYVARRAGRVLTAGAALAALGGPADVPADAAGAGAAR
- a CDS encoding 3-deoxy-7-phosphoheptulonate synthase; protein product: MSDIVSYLRSMPALQQPDWEGDPRLEEVRADLSRMPALVDSGDVARLRSLLTEAATGCLQIVQAGDCAEDPAEANPEDVIRKGALLDVLAGTMRLVSGRPVLRVGRIAGQFAKPRSSPVETVDGRELPVYRGHMVNRPEPDPELRRPDPRNLLSGYRAASDIIHFLGWRGTERQRGLDAPVWTSHETLLLDYELPMLRRESDGSLLLASTHWPWVGERTRQLDGPHIALLAAVSNPVAVKVGPTMTPDEILALCDRLDAQRRPGRLTLIARMGADNAARVLPGLVEVVRDAGHPVLWLSDPMHGNTVSGPEGAKTRYVTTVVQEVLAFQEAVTENGGVAAGLHLETTPEVVTECVHDAGELGRLGEKYLSFCDPRLNPQQAVEVVSAWRG
- the car gene encoding carboxylic acid reductase, whose protein sequence is MDCASSARTFDPGVPSIAARPRPHEPAQSSDAMRRIIMRLARLMADTMERHSDLPALGERARELVKDEETGRTRIGLLPDYDLITYGELWRRVRAVASAWHHGEEHPVRAGDRVAVLGFASADYTTVDLACAHLGAVSVPLQTSSPVSQLGAIVEETAPVVIATSIERLDAAAELAEVSPSVRRLVLFGYEPAADEQYAAYTAALERLGRLGRGLGIDLLRDLAERGAGQPEAPLFEPADGDDPLAMLIYTSGSTGTPKGAMYTERLTRAMWGGAWSQLFSDEHAANLHYMPMSHVAGHSSLKNTLARGGTTYFTANSDLSSFLDDMALARPTEMSLVPRVCEMLFQKYRSELDRRTGGSDDGVPDHVAAEVKRDIRENVLGGRVAWASCGSAPLSAELKEFTESLLGIDVHIIYGSTEAAAVSVDGRLLKPPVTDHRLVDVPELGYYATDSPHPRGELLLKTEAMVPGYYNRPELNAEIFDEDGYYRTGDIVAEIEPGRHVVVDRRKNVLKLSQGEFVATSRLEAVFAVSPLVRQMFVYGNSERSYLLAVVVPTADALTQHGGDTAVLKELLAGSFQEIAKEAGLNSYEIPRDVLIETEPFSQGNGLLSDHRKLLRPQLLEKYRRVLEDTYAAITARETDELRDVRRGGKDRPALETVLRAARALVSTSTAGIGPTTRFRELGGDSMSAVTYSDLLYDIFDIRVPVDLVISRGVELQHLANYVEEKLTTGQRGPTFASVHGAGSSRVHAKDLVLGAFIDERTLESARALPPAAGEARTVLLTGASGYLGRFLCLEWLKRLAPVGGRLICVVRGADDAAAFARLADAFGSEDGEASRAFRELADGRLEVLAGDMAEPRLGLDDQVWRRLAAETDRIVHAGALVNHVLPYNHLFDANVVGTAELVRLALTERLKPFTYISSVAVAAALAGDGALDEDADVRLALPDQPVDDGYASGYATSKWAGEVLLREAHDQYGLPVTTFRSNMILAHTRYTGQLNIPDMFTRLLLSLVVTGIAPRSFYAADGTGDRPRAHYDGLPVDFTAEAVVALGGEPRSGYRTFSLVNPHDDGISLDTFVDWLNAAGHRIDRVDDYDDWLARFEAALRAAPETQRTHSILPLLDAHRTPETVVHGSAIPSARFRAAVEEARLGPEGEIPRLSSAFIEKYADDLAHLLAP